One segment of Syntrophorhabdus sp. DNA contains the following:
- a CDS encoding SDR family NAD(P)-dependent oxidoreductase: MDLEGRVAIVTGASRGVGKAMALGLAKEGAIVVVAARTEVERPPMPGSIEVTAKEIRQAGGQAHAVRCDVTDEAGVNDMVSRAIGLFGRVDVLVNNSGIAFPAHAWEMPLKRWELVLKVNLTGAFLCARAVLPGMMERRAGSIINISSIQATQKGSVNTGIAYGVSKAALERFTVGLAEEVRSFNVAVNCLKPRGAVSTEGMAYLHAAADRSSWDTPDMMVRACVFLASRGDGGVTGVVATDEEICERYLGEGK, encoded by the coding sequence ATGGATCTTGAGGGCAGGGTTGCGATAGTGACGGGGGCGAGCCGGGGGGTGGGGAAGGCCATGGCCCTGGGGCTTGCGAAAGAAGGGGCGATCGTGGTTGTCGCCGCGCGGACAGAGGTCGAGAGGCCACCGATGCCGGGGAGCATCGAGGTGACGGCGAAAGAGATCAGGCAGGCCGGTGGGCAGGCGCATGCCGTGAGGTGCGATGTTACCGACGAGGCCGGGGTGAACGACATGGTGTCCCGCGCCATCGGTCTCTTCGGGCGGGTCGACGTTCTCGTGAACAATTCGGGGATCGCCTTTCCCGCGCACGCGTGGGAGATGCCGCTCAAGCGATGGGAACTGGTCCTCAAGGTTAACCTGACGGGAGCGTTCCTGTGCGCCCGGGCCGTGCTCCCCGGAATGATGGAACGAAGGGCGGGGAGCATCATCAACATATCGTCGATACAGGCAACGCAGAAGGGGTCGGTGAACACGGGTATTGCCTACGGCGTGTCAAAGGCCGCCCTGGAGCGGTTCACCGTCGGACTTGCCGAAGAGGTGCGCTCTTTCAACGTGGCCGTCAACTGCCTGAAGCCGCGGGGAGCGGTCAGCACGGAGGGTATGGCGTATCTCCATGCCGCCGCGGACAGGTCGAGCTGGGACACGCCGGATATGATGGTGCGGGCCTGTGTCTTCCTGGCATCCCGGGGCGATGGCGGAGTGACGGGTGTCGTTGCCACGGATGAGGAGATCTGCGAGAGGTACCTGGGTGAAGGGAAATGA